One part of the Methanocalculus alkaliphilus genome encodes these proteins:
- a CDS encoding type II toxin-antitoxin system HicB family antitoxin encodes MGKIQLTVIIWEEEGLYVSKCPEIEVASCGNSPQEALDNIHEAINLYIENARALGMMEEIESALRARHKFTSMIEVEA; translated from the coding sequence ATGGGAAAGATACAATTAACTGTAATAATATGGGAGGAAGAGGGATTATATGTCTCGAAATGCCCTGAAATCGAGGTTGCCAGTTGCGGAAATTCTCCACAGGAAGCCCTTGATAATATCCATGAGGCAATCAATCTTTACATAGAAAATGCACGGGCTCTTGGCATGATGGAAGAGATCGAATCGGCCCTCCGGGCCCGCCATAAATTTACCTCGATGATCGAGGTCGAGGCGTGA
- a CDS encoding type II toxin-antitoxin system HicA family toxin, whose protein sequence is MTKLPLLPSEEIIKKLKKAGFTIAPTQGKGSHTALYAVGDDGRKLLVIVPKNNPIPRGTLISILKQADL, encoded by the coding sequence GTGACAAAACTCCCACTTCTGCCTTCAGAAGAGATCATCAAAAAATTGAAGAAGGCAGGGTTTACTATTGCACCAACCCAGGGGAAAGGGAGCCATACAGCACTGTATGCAGTAGGAGATGATGGAAGGAAACTATTGGTTATTGTCCCAAAGAACAACCCAATTCCTCGTGGCACACTAATATCCATTTTGAAACAGGCCGACCTGTAA